The following proteins come from a genomic window of Puntigrus tetrazona isolate hp1 chromosome 15, ASM1883169v1, whole genome shotgun sequence:
- the si:ch211-235m3.5 gene encoding LOW QUALITY PROTEIN: BICD family-like cargo adapter 1 (The sequence of the model RefSeq protein was modified relative to this genomic sequence to represent the inferred CDS: substituted 1 base at 1 genomic stop codon), with protein sequence MSLGEELYYKAQKMDVEEDFYSYEFSNDEGLPGFKDSEELFAALRRKEDEVLLAAQVGNALLLENRQLKEERDGLHEKYTQQLEELEQGRYDLRVKLEDCQAQWESQVSELERDVQELQARVQTLNQSLSEAERDNGRLKHEHSEQSHRLRDQLQRGMEVERAMTSELQRLKQEMRERGQSRPQDEEIINALREQVARLTQREQTLEQRLKMTCHENEELKDTMSTLHARLDLQEQQSHTHIQQLAEAWREVDGVRSRAQELQSQVEELQEEAALQDKSHNDSSLLSELENNLDTADWSLDKEQVCRELNYILELLQPVAYRSEAEQDSDDSLQGMLGQLKHAAQWIAHSDTLQEKRKSIVGSGSDPCENAVRIQELRFQNERLVAENGELKLRAERLVEQEVVQQAIKDRDDAITKXAAMEAELLRTKHDMMCLNNQLLEAIQRKLQLSQELEAWQDDIQVIINQQLRSQQQTEQLQKRPAGRLSFLRRSRRPSAISEISPEQNQTPWRDWLKRSK encoded by the exons ATGAGTCTGGGAGAAGAGCTGTATTACAAAGCGCAGAAGATGGACGTGGAGGAAGACTTCTACTCGTATGAGTTCAGTAACGACGAAGGTCTGCCGGGGTTTAAGGACAGCGAGGAGCTGTTCGCGGCGCTTCGGCGGAAGGAGGACGAGGTTCTTCTGGCAGCTCAGGTCGGAAACGCTCTGCTGCTGGAGAACAGACAGCTGAAGGAGGAGAGAGACGGGCTCCACGAGAAATACACGCAGCAGCTCGAG gaGCTGGAGCAGGGCAGGTACGACCTGCGGGTCAAGCTGGAGGACTGCCAGGCGCAGTGGGAGAGTCAGGTGTCCGAGCTGGAGCGGGACGTGCAGGAGCTGCAGGCGAGGGTCCAGACGCTGAACCAGAGTCTGAGCGAGGCCGAGAGAGACAACGGCAGACTGAAGCATGAGCACAGCGAGCAGAGCCACAGACTCCGAGACCAGCTGCAGAGg GGAATGGAAGTGGAGCGAGCCATGACCAGCGAGCTTCAAAGActgaaacaggaaatgagagAAAGAGGGCAATCCAGACCCCAGGACGAAGAAATCATCAACGCTCTCAGAGAACAG gtaGCACGGCTTACGCAGCGGGAGCAAACACTGGAGCAGCGCTTGAAGATGACTTGTCACGAGAATGAGGAACTAAAAGACACTATGTCCACACTACACGCTCGCCTGGATCTACAAGAACaacagagtcacacacacatacaacag CTGGCCGAGGCCTGGCGGGAGGTGGACGGGGTTCGTTCCCGGGCTCAGGAGCTGCAGTCTCAGGTCGAGGAGCTGCAGGAGGAGGCGGCTCTGCAGGACAAGAGTCACAACGACTCGTCTTTACTGTCTGAGCTGGAAAACAATCTGGACACTGCAGATTGGAGCCTGGACAAAGAACAG GTCTGTCGGGAGCTGAACTACATCCTGGAGCTGCTGCAGCCCGTGGCCTACAGATCAGAGGCTGAGCAGGACTCGGATGACAGCCTGCAGGGCATGCTGGGACAACTCAAACACGCAGCACAGTGGATAGCACACAGTGACACACTACAG GAGAAGAGGAAGTCCATTGTGGGATCTGGGAGCGATCCGTGTGAGAATGCCGTCCGGATACAGGAGCTGCG tTTTCAGAACGAGCGCCTCGTAGCGGAAAACGGCGAGCTGAAGCTGCGAGCTGAGAGACTCGTGGAGCAGGAAGTAGTTCAGCAGGCCATAAAGGACCGCGATGATGCCATCACTAAGTAA GCGGCGATGGAAGCGGAGCTGCTGAGGACTAAACACGATATGATGTGTTTGAACAACCAACTCCTGGAAGCCATTCAGCGCAAGCTACAGCTGTCACAGGAACTGGAGGCCTGGCAG GACGATATCCAGGTTATCATCAACCAGCAGCTGAGGAGCCAGCAGCAGACAGAACAGCTCCAGAAGAGACCAGCGGGGCGTCTTTCCTTCCTGCGTAGGTCCAGACGGCCGTCCGCGATATCAGAGATCAGCCCCGAGCAGAACCAGACGCCCTGGAGAGACTGGCTCAAACGCAGCAAATAA